One Sphingomonas sp. IW22 genomic window carries:
- a CDS encoding PaaI family thioesterase: MARPDQDEDGIVAGDWSLQPGDIPWGNRLGLELVSIGDGLSSLRVGWREELADEDETLATGVLTSLIDQACGVAVMSRLGRRLAISTLNLKVDHVRSPEARCSATAWAHCYDATERRAFVRTEVWDTDPSHLIATAQGVFSINRAVGP; encoded by the coding sequence GTGGCAAGGCCTGATCAGGACGAGGATGGAATCGTGGCTGGAGACTGGAGCCTGCAACCAGGCGACATACCGTGGGGCAACAGGCTTGGCCTGGAGTTGGTTTCGATCGGCGATGGCCTCAGCTCGCTACGTGTCGGTTGGCGTGAGGAGCTGGCCGACGAGGACGAGACTTTAGCAACGGGCGTGTTGACGAGCCTTATCGATCAGGCCTGCGGCGTTGCCGTAATGTCCCGACTGGGAAGGCGATTGGCAATCTCGACCCTCAACCTGAAGGTGGACCATGTGCGGTCCCCCGAGGCGAGATGCTCCGCGACAGCGTGGGCGCATTGTTACGACGCTACCGAGCGCCGTGCGTTCGTACGGACCGAAGTCTGGGATACCGATCCTTCTCACCTGATCGCGACTGCCCAAGGCGTCTTTTCGATCAATCGGGCTGTCGGGCCATGA
- a CDS encoding PaaI family thioesterase yields the protein MTGFAQLLGSMISESGDAFVLTPVEYMIGSPLLPALHGGAVASFLEVAAKRALARKLPPGHFPKLISVNLQFLASARLDALVTTPKVRRVGRRIAVVHAEAFRREDPAAVCFAQLEFAVHEPIRVGGSADRHIL from the coding sequence ATGACCGGCTTCGCGCAGCTGCTAGGCTCCATGATTTCAGAGAGCGGTGACGCCTTTGTTTTGACGCCAGTGGAGTACATGATCGGCAGCCCTCTCCTTCCCGCCTTGCATGGCGGAGCTGTGGCATCCTTTCTCGAAGTGGCAGCGAAGCGTGCCCTTGCACGCAAACTTCCGCCCGGGCACTTCCCGAAGCTCATCAGCGTGAACCTCCAGTTCCTTGCCTCTGCTCGGCTGGATGCACTTGTCACGACGCCGAAGGTCAGGCGTGTCGGACGTCGGATCGCAGTCGTTCACGCCGAAGCATTCCGCCGCGAAGATCCAGCGGCTGTTTGTTTCGCGCAGCTTGAGTTTGCTGTGCACGAGCCCATCAGAGTGGGTGGCAGTGCCGATCGCCACATACTATGA
- a CDS encoding HlyD family secretion protein: MADEHAEDRGGDAPHDDRNAHSQPEARSKDGVEENDGVKKPSLLERYPIIRYVLIAALVAGIVAAVVWYMNYRASGQYLQSTNNAYVRADFVTVSPKVGGYVERVLVADNQPVRRGQLLAVLDPRDYRANVEQAQAQIAAAGANITTARRTLDEQQATVAQAAAQVASAEAAAAAAENEVRRYEPLTRTGAESRERLANLVLQRDRAAAELRAQRAAYLAARRSVATQAARIGQAEAQRGTAQAQLARASTDLGAVEIRSSIDGVVADKAVRAGQYVQPATRLMSVVPVDQLYIEANFKETQVALMRVGQPVTIKVDALDGAELRGRVASFSPGTGAQFSLIPPENATGNFTKIVQRVPVRISIEAGPEARRVLRPGLSVEVTVDTISAKGSRDRIEQETERLKHDETQGGR, from the coding sequence GTGGCTGACGAGCATGCTGAAGATCGAGGCGGCGATGCGCCGCATGACGACCGGAATGCGCATTCCCAGCCAGAAGCTAGGTCGAAGGACGGTGTCGAGGAGAACGACGGCGTAAAGAAGCCCTCGCTTCTCGAGCGCTATCCGATCATCCGCTACGTCCTCATCGCCGCGCTCGTTGCGGGCATCGTCGCGGCGGTCGTCTGGTACATGAACTACCGCGCGAGCGGCCAATACCTGCAGTCGACCAACAACGCCTATGTGCGCGCGGACTTCGTGACCGTTTCACCGAAGGTGGGCGGCTATGTCGAGCGTGTCCTCGTCGCCGACAACCAGCCTGTCCGCCGCGGCCAGCTGCTCGCCGTCCTCGATCCTCGTGACTACCGCGCCAATGTCGAACAGGCGCAAGCTCAGATTGCCGCGGCCGGCGCCAACATCACGACCGCGCGCCGGACGCTTGACGAGCAGCAGGCCACTGTCGCTCAGGCCGCCGCCCAGGTTGCGAGCGCCGAGGCTGCCGCGGCAGCGGCAGAAAACGAGGTAAGACGTTACGAACCGCTCACTCGGACAGGGGCGGAATCGCGCGAGCGCCTCGCCAACCTCGTCCTGCAGCGTGATCGAGCCGCCGCGGAGCTGCGCGCGCAGCGCGCCGCCTACCTCGCCGCCCGTCGCAGTGTCGCCACACAAGCGGCTCGCATCGGCCAGGCGGAGGCGCAGCGCGGCACCGCGCAGGCGCAGCTTGCGCGCGCCTCGACGGACCTCGGCGCCGTCGAGATCCGCAGCAGCATCGACGGCGTTGTTGCCGACAAGGCGGTCCGGGCCGGGCAATATGTCCAGCCTGCGACCCGGCTGATGTCGGTGGTGCCGGTTGATCAACTCTACATCGAGGCCAATTTCAAGGAGACCCAGGTCGCGCTGATGCGCGTCGGGCAACCCGTGACCATCAAGGTGGATGCACTGGACGGCGCCGAACTGCGCGGCCGGGTTGCGAGCTTCTCGCCAGGCACGGGCGCGCAGTTCTCGCTCATCCCGCCCGAGAACGCGACCGGGAACTTTACCAAGATCGTTCAGCGAGTGCCCGTGCGGATCAGCATTGAAGCGGGGCCGGAGGCGCGCCGGGTGTTGCGTCCCGGCCTGTCGGTCGAGGTTACGGTCGACACGATCAGCGCAAAAGGAAGTCGTGACCGGATCGAACAGGAAACCGAGCGGCTTAAGCACGACGAGACGCAGGGCGGGCGCTGA
- a CDS encoding DHA2 family efflux MFS transporter permease subunit, which yields MAAERAGLRDWLAVAAGTIGSFMALLDISIVNAALPTIQGEIGASGTEGTWVATAYLVAEIVMIPLSPFLVRLFGLRNFLLGAAISFTGFSIMCGISTTLPMMIAGRVGQGFTGGALIPTAMTIIATRLPPSQQPIGTAAFGGTAILGPVLGPIIGGWLTDNYSWHYAFFLNVPVCAGLVLLLLFGLKHERLRLDQLRHADWFGIAGLAIGLGALTVMLEEGQREMWFESAMIVKLAIATVFGFALITIGQVRSAHPVLKLSLIFSRSFGSVFVLSLIIGVVLYGVTFLIPQFLSSMADYSALQSGKVVFVSGIPALMLMPFLPLAFKYLDVRLAVFVGMTLIGVSCAMDWHLTARSAGGDLTNSQLVRGFGQIFAMMFLNQAAISAVAPEDAGDASALFNAGRNLGGSIGLALMATLQDRQTFLHFNRLGETVSANAATTQEWFAKAMVMPSGEAGAYRQLAGQLLEQATVMAYNDLFFALGVAIAITTPLALFLRPISSDTQMAMH from the coding sequence ATGGCGGCCGAACGCGCCGGCCTGCGCGACTGGCTCGCCGTCGCAGCGGGCACGATCGGGTCGTTCATGGCGCTGCTCGACATCTCGATCGTCAATGCGGCCTTGCCCACCATCCAGGGCGAGATCGGCGCGAGCGGAACGGAGGGCACCTGGGTCGCGACCGCCTATCTCGTGGCGGAAATCGTCATGATCCCGCTTAGCCCCTTCCTCGTGCGTCTGTTCGGTCTGCGCAACTTCCTTCTGGGTGCGGCGATCAGCTTCACCGGCTTCTCGATCATGTGCGGCATCTCGACGACGTTGCCGATGATGATCGCCGGGCGTGTAGGGCAAGGCTTCACCGGCGGTGCGCTGATCCCGACCGCGATGACCATCATCGCGACACGGCTGCCGCCATCGCAACAGCCGATCGGCACCGCCGCGTTCGGCGGCACCGCGATCCTCGGTCCGGTGCTCGGGCCGATCATCGGCGGCTGGCTCACCGACAATTACAGCTGGCACTACGCCTTCTTCCTGAACGTGCCGGTTTGTGCCGGGCTCGTCCTGCTCCTGCTGTTCGGGCTCAAGCATGAGCGTCTGCGGCTCGACCAGCTGCGCCATGCCGACTGGTTCGGGATCGCAGGGCTCGCAATCGGCCTGGGTGCGCTCACCGTCATGCTCGAGGAGGGGCAGCGCGAGATGTGGTTCGAATCCGCCATGATCGTGAAACTCGCGATCGCCACGGTCTTCGGCTTCGCGCTCATCACGATCGGACAGGTCCGCTCCGCGCATCCGGTGCTCAAGCTGTCACTGATCTTCAGCCGCTCCTTCGGCAGCGTATTCGTCCTCAGCCTCATCATCGGCGTCGTGCTCTACGGGGTCACCTTCCTCATCCCCCAGTTTCTCTCGTCGATGGCGGATTACAGCGCGCTGCAATCGGGCAAGGTGGTCTTCGTCTCCGGCATCCCCGCCCTGATGCTGATGCCGTTCCTGCCGCTCGCGTTCAAATATCTCGACGTCCGGCTGGCGGTCTTTGTCGGCATGACGCTGATCGGCGTCAGCTGCGCGATGGACTGGCATCTCACCGCGCGGTCGGCCGGTGGGGACCTGACGAACTCTCAGCTCGTGCGCGGCTTTGGGCAGATCTTCGCCATGATGTTCCTCAACCAGGCCGCGATCAGCGCCGTGGCGCCCGAAGACGCAGGCGATGCGTCCGCGCTGTTCAACGCGGGGCGAAACCTTGGCGGATCGATCGGCCTGGCGCTGATGGCGACCCTCCAGGACCGGCAGACCTTTCTGCATTTCAACCGGCTGGGCGAAACGGTGTCGGCCAACGCGGCGACCACGCAGGAATGGTTCGCTAAAGCCATGGTCATGCCGTCCGGCGAAGCCGGCGCGTATCGGCAGCTCGCCGGTCAACTTCTCGAACAGGCTACCGTCATGGCCTATAACGACCTGTTTTTTGCGCTGGGCGTCGCGATCGCGATCACGACGCCGCTGGCGCTGTTCCTCCGCCCGATCTCCTCCGACACGCAGATGGCGATGCACTGA
- a CDS encoding efflux transporter outer membrane subunit — protein sequence MKRLGWAILPALLTGCVVGPNYGGPPGVASGERAGSTFRRADQAVTSPQTPVARWWEGMGDAQLTMLIDRALASNPDVAIAEARIRKARASLREQRANQLPTVSGSGTAIVADLPAGSLALPTQGEQSDRTRAEFYNAGLDASWEIDLFGGRRRAAEGAEAQAQAAEANRADAQVRLSAEVAQNYVTLRELQQRLILARRSAALQQRSLALLQQREQRGASSRDEVVRLQTELTRTEAGLLPLEGQIATTLDQLALLTGDEPGAHDALLSSPAPIPMIPRNVAIGDPAAMLRRRPDIRAAERQLAASNAQIGVNVARQFPSVSIMGIIGLGGPNIADVIDPDSVAGLLLPRISWSFLDFGRNRARVEQARADRDEAEAQYRKAVLGALSDAESSLTRFGNQRRNLFSSIESRHGAKQSATYAGQRYAQGAIPLTTSIDAERAALAADQSVLEATGELDRAFVALQKAMGLGWSQP from the coding sequence ATGAAGCGACTTGGCTGGGCCATTCTCCCCGCACTCCTGACTGGATGCGTCGTCGGCCCCAACTATGGAGGCCCGCCGGGCGTTGCGAGCGGGGAGCGCGCCGGGTCGACATTTCGCCGCGCGGATCAGGCCGTCACGTCACCGCAGACCCCTGTCGCACGCTGGTGGGAAGGCATGGGCGACGCGCAGCTCACGATGCTGATCGACCGGGCGCTTGCCTCTAATCCGGACGTGGCGATCGCCGAGGCGCGCATCCGCAAGGCGCGCGCCAGCTTGCGCGAACAGCGCGCGAACCAGCTTCCCACCGTCTCGGGGTCAGGGACTGCGATCGTCGCCGATCTTCCCGCCGGCTCGCTCGCGCTGCCGACGCAAGGCGAGCAATCCGATCGTACCAGGGCCGAATTCTACAACGCCGGCCTGGACGCGTCTTGGGAGATCGATCTGTTCGGCGGCCGACGCCGTGCCGCCGAAGGTGCCGAAGCCCAGGCGCAGGCAGCCGAAGCCAATAGGGCCGATGCGCAGGTTCGTCTCTCGGCGGAGGTTGCCCAGAATTATGTGACCTTGCGCGAACTTCAGCAGCGTCTGATCCTGGCCCGCCGCTCCGCAGCGCTTCAGCAGCGATCACTCGCCCTGCTTCAACAGCGTGAGCAACGCGGTGCATCGTCGCGCGACGAGGTGGTTCGGCTCCAGACCGAGCTGACCCGCACGGAGGCCGGGCTGTTGCCGCTCGAAGGGCAGATCGCAACCACGCTCGACCAGCTTGCCCTGCTCACCGGCGACGAACCCGGTGCTCACGACGCCTTGCTGTCTTCCCCCGCGCCGATCCCGATGATCCCGAGGAATGTCGCGATCGGCGATCCGGCCGCCATGCTGCGACGCCGGCCGGACATTCGCGCAGCCGAGCGGCAGCTGGCGGCATCGAACGCGCAGATCGGTGTCAACGTCGCCCGGCAGTTCCCATCAGTCAGCATCATGGGTATCATTGGCCTCGGTGGTCCCAATATTGCCGATGTGATCGATCCTGACAGCGTCGCGGGCCTCCTCCTGCCGCGAATCAGCTGGAGCTTCCTCGACTTCGGCCGTAACCGTGCCCGGGTCGAGCAGGCGCGGGCCGACCGCGACGAGGCGGAAGCACAATACCGCAAGGCGGTTCTCGGCGCGCTGTCGGACGCGGAAAGCAGCCTGACCCGCTTCGGGAATCAGCGCCGGAACCTGTTTTCGTCTATCGAGAGCCGGCACGGCGCCAAGCAGTCAGCGACCTATGCCGGGCAGCGATACGCGCAGGGAGCGATACCGCTGACCACGTCCATCGATGCCGAACGCGCGGCGCTGGCTGCCGACCAGTCGGTGCTGGAAGCCACTGGCGAGCTTGATCGTGCCTTCGTTGCCCTTCAAAAGGCGATGGGACTTGGATGGAGCCAGCCGTGA
- a CDS encoding MarR family winged helix-turn-helix transcriptional regulator, whose product MDLMFFAHRSHLAHADAELATRNLGRAHHRALYFLGGYPEISVSELLDVLCVSKQSLGRVMRDLMDRGLVCGRVGERDRRQKLLSLTDEGRALENALFEDLRRNMANAYQAAGETAVTGYWIVMQQLMRGEAREQFRRLHSRQ is encoded by the coding sequence ATGGACCTGATGTTCTTCGCCCACAGATCCCATCTGGCGCATGCCGACGCCGAACTGGCGACGCGTAACCTCGGGCGGGCGCATCACCGCGCCCTGTATTTCCTCGGCGGGTACCCGGAAATCTCTGTCAGCGAACTGCTGGACGTTCTTTGCGTCTCGAAGCAATCGCTTGGCAGGGTAATGCGGGATCTGATGGATCGCGGGCTCGTCTGCGGCCGTGTCGGGGAGCGCGATCGTCGTCAAAAGCTGCTTTCTTTGACCGATGAGGGGCGAGCGCTCGAAAACGCGCTTTTCGAGGATCTCAGGCGCAACATGGCGAACGCTTACCAAGCGGCAGGAGAAACAGCCGTCACGGGCTACTGGATCGTAATGCAGCAGCTCATGCGCGGCGAAGCACGGGAGCAATTCCGCCGGCTGCACTCCAGGCAGTGA
- a CDS encoding DUF4142 domain-containing protein, translating into MKIAIVAALLTLAPVTVLAQAVSPATSGTMTSADVGVSPISGQSGPNYVLAAADANLYQIKAAQLAATRAQRDDVKAYAKRVLAETQSSHKALLAALKNDQRTIKAPPSNLSADRAALLKLLQKAPKSAFDNLYLTQSAQVQQAAWAVHKGYAQDGTDPALQQVAGTAVPVLENELTTGKSLTPSGLAG; encoded by the coding sequence ATGAAGATTGCGATTGTCGCTGCGCTGCTCACCCTGGCGCCGGTTACGGTGTTGGCGCAGGCCGTTTCGCCCGCCACTTCGGGAACGATGACCAGCGCCGACGTCGGCGTCTCGCCGATCTCGGGCCAGAGCGGCCCTAATTACGTGCTCGCCGCGGCCGACGCCAACCTCTACCAGATCAAGGCCGCGCAGCTCGCCGCGACGCGCGCGCAGCGGGACGACGTCAAGGCCTACGCAAAGCGCGTGCTGGCGGAAACGCAGAGCAGCCACAAGGCGCTGCTGGCAGCGCTGAAGAATGATCAGCGCACGATCAAGGCGCCGCCCTCGAACCTGTCCGCCGACCGCGCCGCCCTCCTAAAGCTGCTCCAGAAGGCGCCGAAGAGCGCTTTCGACAACCTGTATCTGACCCAGTCGGCGCAGGTTCAGCAGGCTGCGTGGGCGGTGCATAAGGGCTATGCACAGGATGGGACCGACCCGGCGCTGCAGCAGGTTGCCGGTACTGCGGTCCCTGTGCTGGAAAACGAGCTCACCACCGGCAAGTCGCTTACTCCCTCCGGGCTTGCAGGATAG
- a CDS encoding DUF4403 family protein has translation MSALLCVACLSGCDRTPREAPPRATDTISVPPQTSTMDVPIVADMDKLAASLEQAVPRRLWSIDKPGQTCLPPKKVKILFAKIKTPAIQCRITGTVVRGPLVLEGSGKTIIVTMPLHAAISARDVGGVLSRETAEADARVRAVVRLDIARDWSPRATVSIAYDWTDEPHVDFLGQRIEFTSKADAKLAGVVERLERSLPQELGRLQLREQIAQVWGSAFTSVQLNRANPPVWMRITPRQLSYGGYTISRNRVNLALGMTAGTETFVGDRPPDPQRRPLPDMTRTQPGPGRILFAIPVIADYPQLEPVLAKALAKRSRRPFEVPGVGAVRAQFHQVTVYGTTGDKIAVGLRFSAAAEGGEPAQGTIWLTATPRNAVNDRRVAFDDLTVAGVADSVGTSLLLKLANTPGISGTVSAALTQNFEKDFDKLIGKITRAIDEKRIGDIIVRARVTDVRTGQLKAAGQGVYLPVWGRGTATISLAPVRARN, from the coding sequence GTGTCCGCCCTGCTCTGCGTTGCATGCCTTAGTGGCTGCGACCGGACTCCTCGCGAGGCGCCTCCGCGAGCGACGGACACCATCAGCGTGCCCCCGCAGACTTCTACCATGGATGTCCCGATTGTTGCAGACATGGACAAGCTGGCGGCAAGCCTCGAACAGGCGGTTCCGCGTCGCCTCTGGTCGATCGACAAGCCGGGGCAGACCTGCCTCCCGCCGAAAAAGGTCAAGATCCTCTTCGCGAAGATCAAGACGCCCGCGATCCAGTGCCGCATCACCGGCACCGTCGTCCGAGGGCCGCTGGTGCTGGAGGGCTCGGGCAAAACGATCATTGTCACCATGCCGCTTCACGCCGCGATCAGCGCCCGCGACGTGGGCGGCGTGCTCAGCCGGGAAACGGCGGAGGCGGACGCCCGCGTCCGGGCCGTGGTCAGGCTCGACATCGCCCGCGACTGGTCGCCGCGCGCAACGGTGTCGATCGCCTACGACTGGACCGACGAGCCGCACGTCGACTTCCTCGGCCAGCGAATCGAGTTCACCAGCAAGGCCGACGCCAAGCTCGCCGGCGTCGTCGAGCGCCTGGAGCGCTCGCTGCCGCAGGAGCTCGGCAGATTGCAGCTGCGCGAGCAGATCGCGCAGGTCTGGGGGTCGGCGTTCACCTCCGTCCAACTGAACCGGGCGAACCCGCCGGTGTGGATGCGGATCACGCCCCGGCAGTTGAGCTACGGAGGCTACACCATTTCGCGCAACCGGGTGAACCTGGCGCTAGGGATGACGGCGGGGACGGAGACTTTTGTCGGCGATCGGCCGCCTGATCCGCAGCGCCGGCCGCTCCCCGACATGACGCGCACGCAGCCCGGACCCGGCCGCATCCTGTTCGCCATCCCCGTCATCGCCGACTATCCTCAGCTGGAGCCTGTGCTCGCCAAGGCATTGGCGAAGCGTTCCCGCCGGCCCTTCGAAGTGCCTGGTGTCGGGGCCGTGCGCGCGCAGTTTCACCAGGTGACCGTCTACGGCACCACGGGTGACAAGATCGCGGTCGGGCTTCGCTTCAGTGCGGCAGCCGAAGGTGGGGAGCCTGCGCAAGGCACGATCTGGCTTACCGCCACGCCGCGGAACGCCGTCAACGATCGCCGTGTAGCGTTCGACGATCTCACTGTCGCCGGTGTGGCCGACTCGGTCGGGACAAGCCTGCTCCTGAAGCTCGCCAACACTCCCGGCATATCAGGCACTGTGTCAGCCGCGCTGACCCAGAACTTCGAAAAGGATTTCGACAAGCTAATCGGCAAGATCACCCGTGCGATCGACGAAAAGCGGATTGGCGACATAATCGTGCGTGCCCGTGTGACGGACGTGCGGACGGGCCAGTTGAAGGCGGCGGGGCAAGGCGTCTACCTACCGGTATGGGGGCGCGGCACGGCCACGATTAGCCTTGCGCCAGTACGGGCCAGAAATTGA
- a CDS encoding recombinase family protein, whose translation MSTTVRAARVYLRVSTDEQDLERQEAMVVSSRTAGYYVAAVYREKASGARPDRPELLRMIADLQMGEVVIAEKIDRISRLPLAEAERLVTAIRDKGARLAVPGIVDLTDLAEDNGGVTRIVLEAVQDMLLRVALQTARDDYELRRERQREGIAIAKREGRYTGRKPDLAHHRRIVSLREAGMSIAKTAALAGCSIAQVKRVTALHRATKQSDACPTIP comes from the coding sequence ATGAGTACGACCGTCCGCGCTGCTCGCGTGTACCTGCGCGTCAGCACCGATGAGCAGGATCTTGAACGCCAAGAGGCGATGGTCGTGTCCTCGCGTACCGCGGGGTATTATGTCGCAGCTGTTTATCGCGAGAAGGCTTCCGGCGCGCGTCCTGACCGGCCCGAGTTGCTTCGCATGATAGCCGACCTGCAAATGGGCGAAGTCGTTATCGCCGAAAAGATCGATCGGATCAGCCGCCTGCCGTTGGCTGAGGCGGAGAGGCTCGTCACCGCTATCCGCGACAAGGGAGCGAGGCTAGCCGTACCAGGAATTGTGGACCTTACCGATCTTGCTGAGGACAATGGCGGGGTGACGCGCATCGTCCTAGAGGCCGTTCAAGACATGTTGTTGAGGGTTGCGCTTCAGACCGCTCGCGATGATTACGAACTGCGCCGCGAGCGGCAGCGGGAGGGCATAGCGATCGCCAAGCGGGAGGGACGCTATACCGGTCGAAAACCAGACTTGGCCCATCATCGCCGCATTGTCTCACTTCGTGAGGCAGGGATGAGCATAGCGAAAACGGCGGCGCTAGCGGGCTGCAGCATCGCACAAGTCAAGCGCGTTACAGCCCTCCACCGGGCGACCAAGCAGAGCGATGCGTGTCCGACGATACCGTGA
- a CDS encoding AbrB/MazE/SpoVT family DNA-binding domain-containing protein, translated as MDAQRVKIVDGGKLVIPAAMRRELGITTGDTVLVDVDDGELRVRSVPRALERARAILRKYVPEGVGLADELIAERRREAERE; from the coding sequence ATGGACGCACAGAGGGTCAAGATCGTGGATGGTGGCAAGCTCGTGATCCCGGCGGCAATGCGCCGTGAGCTCGGGATCACCACAGGTGACACCGTTCTCGTCGATGTGGACGATGGCGAGTTGCGGGTACGGTCCGTACCGAGAGCGTTAGAGCGGGCTCGCGCGATCCTTCGCAAGTATGTGCCCGAAGGCGTCGGCCTGGCTGACGAGCTGATTGCCGAACGCCGGCGTGAGGCGGAGCGTGAGTAG
- a CDS encoding type II toxin-antitoxin system VapC family toxin, whose amino-acid sequence MSSKVVLDASALLCLLNDEPGADRVVDVLTRSVIGTANLAEVVSKLRERGLSLDEVREALGGLHLDVRPLSPAQALIIGDLRPSTKALGLSLGDRACLALAIDLQAQMFTTDGPLASADVGITITNVRPLA is encoded by the coding sequence GTGAGTAGCAAGGTCGTACTCGACGCCTCCGCCCTGCTCTGCCTTCTGAACGACGAGCCCGGGGCTGATCGGGTAGTCGACGTGCTGACCCGCAGTGTCATCGGAACGGCAAACCTGGCCGAGGTCGTGTCCAAGCTGCGGGAGCGTGGCCTGTCGCTGGACGAGGTGCGTGAGGCGCTCGGCGGGTTGCACCTCGATGTTCGGCCGCTCTCCCCTGCCCAGGCGCTCATCATAGGCGACCTCCGGCCGTCGACGAAGGCACTTGGTCTTTCGCTTGGCGACCGGGCATGCCTTGCTTTGGCGATCGATCTGCAAGCGCAGATGTTCACGACGGACGGCCCGCTGGCGAGCGCGGATGTCGGCATTACCATCACCAACGTGCGCCCTCTGGCGTAG